The following coding sequences are from one Shewanella putrefaciens window:
- a CDS encoding HD domain-containing phosphohydrolase: MSTSRSLIVGMKDLPDNLDLSWAQLDEQFRVQRMSKAFYVRCKRSAAQIINQPISELFSAFNSELCANIRRRQRQVIGFQLQDDQGTRLHFSLHLVPNVGWNLILSDSNFEDPQMKELHSDYRRAIQASDAWLQHIEDVIKSPQDEVFRVAVSKAISLTGSQYGFILLHNEKSGALTLAARSEYPIPKMNEADFVKENSQVSELECRLWLECARNYKPIIHNDRDNLPHRGDFAFDRLLLTGRYIAVPILFRTRMVGLVCVIGREEPYTRSDARSLLTFASILWHTIELPRSLRAVSRQSKIIKAQKEQLSQSLTQLISAISEALELKDAYTAGHQKSVAQLSYLIGEKLGLEPQRLEGLKIGALVHDIGKLAIPSQILTKPSQLSKEEYALIQTHPLHGAEIVEEVEFPWPIKEMILQHHERLDGSGYPAGLKDKEILYEAKIIAVADVADSILSHRPYRPSLGLKKMTDVLRAGKGTLFDPEIVEACLTILVNQEMSISDHIGSVLLEPIIEITLDHELEDIQRLFTQSSSKVAVVLDESRNIAGVVTLNLLDHWLSPRLGTAAERDYDRALLHKKAHQMMMRNVPIINDVATIEDARIQLNQSNSDFLVVVNKMQRPLGVIGWREIAMVRNAINEFERLI; the protein is encoded by the coding sequence ATGTCAACTAGTCGAAGTCTTATCGTTGGGATGAAGGATCTCCCAGACAATTTGGATTTATCATGGGCGCAACTCGATGAGCAATTTCGAGTGCAACGAATGAGTAAAGCCTTTTACGTTCGTTGTAAAAGGTCTGCAGCACAAATCATCAATCAACCTATCTCTGAGCTTTTTAGCGCCTTCAACAGTGAACTTTGTGCAAATATTCGACGGCGGCAAAGGCAAGTAATTGGTTTTCAGTTACAAGATGATCAAGGCACGCGATTACATTTTTCATTGCATTTAGTGCCAAATGTCGGTTGGAATTTGATTTTATCTGACTCTAATTTTGAAGATCCACAGATGAAAGAATTGCACTCGGATTACCGACGCGCGATTCAAGCAAGTGATGCGTGGTTGCAACATATTGAAGATGTAATTAAATCTCCTCAAGATGAGGTTTTTAGAGTCGCAGTATCTAAGGCTATCTCCTTAACGGGCAGTCAATACGGATTTATTTTGCTGCACAATGAAAAGTCTGGAGCGTTGACACTGGCTGCGCGTTCTGAATATCCCATCCCTAAGATGAATGAAGCGGATTTTGTAAAAGAGAATTCGCAAGTTTCAGAGCTTGAATGTCGTTTATGGCTTGAATGTGCAAGAAACTACAAACCTATTATTCACAATGATAGGGATAACCTTCCACATCGAGGGGATTTTGCATTTGATCGGTTGCTACTGACAGGGCGTTATATTGCGGTGCCGATTTTATTTCGCACCCGTATGGTCGGATTGGTTTGTGTTATCGGTAGGGAGGAACCTTATACACGCAGTGATGCAAGATCTTTACTCACCTTTGCGAGTATTCTTTGGCATACCATAGAGTTACCTCGATCATTGCGTGCGGTTTCCCGTCAATCCAAAATTATAAAAGCGCAGAAAGAGCAATTATCTCAGTCCTTAACTCAGTTGATTAGTGCGATTTCAGAAGCGCTGGAGCTGAAAGATGCCTATACCGCAGGGCATCAAAAGTCGGTTGCACAGTTAAGTTATCTGATAGGAGAGAAACTTGGCTTAGAACCACAGCGTTTAGAAGGGCTTAAAATTGGTGCATTAGTACATGATATTGGTAAGTTAGCGATTCCATCGCAGATACTAACTAAGCCCTCGCAGCTTTCAAAAGAGGAATATGCGTTAATTCAGACTCATCCACTGCATGGTGCAGAAATCGTTGAGGAGGTGGAATTTCCTTGGCCGATTAAAGAAATGATCTTGCAGCACCATGAGCGGCTGGATGGGTCGGGTTATCCAGCGGGGTTAAAGGATAAAGAGATATTGTACGAAGCCAAAATTATTGCTGTGGCGGATGTTGCGGATTCTATTTTATCCCACAGACCCTATAGGCCTTCTTTGGGATTAAAAAAGATGACCGATGTGCTTAGAGCGGGTAAAGGCACATTATTCGATCCTGAGATTGTTGAAGCTTGCCTTACCATTCTCGTGAATCAAGAGATGAGTATCAGTGATCATATTGGTAGTGTCTTACTTGAGCCTATTATTGAAATTACACTTGACCACGAGCTAGAGGATATACAGCGTTTATTTACTCAGTCGAGTTCGAAAGTTGCGGTTGTATTGGATGAGTCCCGTAATATCGCAGGAGTCGTTACGCTGAACCTACTCGATCACTGGCTTAGCCCTAGATTAGGTACTGCTGCTGAACGTGACTATGATCGTGCTCTTTTACATAAAAAGGCCCATCAAATGATGATGCGCAATGTCCCCATCATTAATGACGTTGCCACAATAGAAGACGCACGAATTCAATTAAATCAATCGAATAGTGATTTTCTTGTTGTGGTTAATAAAATGCAAAGACCATTAGGTGTTATCGGTTGGCGAGAAATCGCTATGGTACGAAATGCGATCAATGAGTTTGAGCGTTTAATATAA
- the map gene encoding type I methionyl aminopeptidase, which produces MSIVIKTAEEIEKMRAAGKLAAQVLEMIAPYVKAGVTTNELNDICAKYTEEQGAISAPLNYHGFPKSICTSVNNVICHGIPADNPPLKDGDILNIDITVIKDGYHGDTSKMFLIGDVSPKDKRLCRIAQESLYLAIRKVRPGLKLGEIGNTIEKFIKASKTGLEKYSIVQDYCGHGIGAGFHEEPQVMHYRNGDNTILRPGMCFTIEPMINAGRHTTVLDRKDNWTVTTSDGKNSAQWEHTLLVTEKGVEVLTLREEEDFPRFINH; this is translated from the coding sequence ATGAGTATAGTCATCAAGACAGCTGAAGAAATCGAAAAAATGCGTGCCGCCGGAAAGCTTGCCGCACAGGTTTTAGAAATGATCGCGCCTTATGTTAAAGCGGGTGTGACCACAAATGAACTGAACGATATCTGCGCAAAATATACCGAAGAGCAAGGTGCGATTTCTGCCCCGCTCAACTACCATGGTTTTCCAAAATCAATTTGTACTTCGGTCAATAATGTGATTTGCCACGGTATTCCCGCTGACAATCCCCCATTGAAAGATGGCGATATTCTCAATATCGATATCACAGTGATTAAAGATGGCTATCACGGTGATACTTCAAAAATGTTTTTAATTGGTGACGTCAGCCCAAAAGATAAGCGTTTATGTCGTATTGCCCAAGAAAGCCTGTATCTTGCCATTCGTAAAGTACGTCCAGGCTTAAAATTGGGTGAAATTGGCAATACTATCGAAAAATTCATCAAAGCCAGCAAAACAGGCCTTGAGAAATATTCCATCGTGCAAGATTATTGTGGCCACGGTATTGGTGCGGGTTTCCATGAAGAACCCCAAGTCATGCATTATCGTAACGGCGACAACACAATATTGCGCCCAGGCATGTGCTTTACTATTGAGCCGATGATCAACGCAGGTCGACACACCACAGTGCTAGATCGTAAGGATAATTGGACCGTTACCACCTCTGATGGTAAAAACTCCGCCCAGTGGGAACATACTTTACTTGTGACGGAAAAAGGGGTTGAAGTACTCACCCTTCGTGAGGAAGAAGACTTCCCAAGATTTATCAATCACTAA
- the tsf gene encoding translation elongation factor Ts: MAISAAQVKELRDRTGAGMMDCKKALEETNGDMELAIDNMRKSGAAKAAKKAGNIAADGTILIKSGEGFAVLLEVNCQTDFVAKDANFLGFANSVLDVAAASKVALEDLKAQFEEARVALVAKIGENINVRRVEYIDGAKLASYRHGERIGVVVTGDADDETLKHIAMHVAASKPEYVNPEDVPADVVAREQALQIEISMNEGKPADIAEKMVVGRMKKFTGEISLTGQAYIMEPKKTVGEFLKEKGAKVTNFIRLEVGEGIEKKEEDFAAEVAAQIAASKKA; the protein is encoded by the coding sequence ATGGCAATTTCTGCTGCCCAAGTTAAAGAACTGCGTGATCGTACTGGCGCAGGCATGATGGATTGTAAAAAAGCCTTAGAAGAAACCAACGGCGACATGGAGTTAGCAATTGACAACATGCGTAAGTCTGGTGCTGCTAAAGCTGCTAAAAAGGCGGGTAACATCGCTGCTGACGGTACTATCCTGATCAAAAGTGGCGAAGGTTTCGCTGTTCTGTTAGAAGTAAACTGTCAAACTGACTTCGTTGCTAAAGACGCTAACTTCTTAGGTTTTGCTAACTCAGTATTAGACGTTGCCGCAGCGTCTAAAGTGGCTTTAGAAGACTTAAAAGCACAGTTCGAAGAAGCACGTGTTGCGTTAGTTGCTAAAATCGGTGAAAACATCAACGTTCGTCGCGTTGAGTACATCGATGGTGCTAAATTAGCGTCTTACCGTCACGGTGAGCGTATCGGTGTGGTTGTAACCGGTGACGCAGATGACGAAACGCTGAAACACATCGCTATGCACGTTGCCGCTTCTAAGCCAGAATACGTTAACCCAGAAGACGTTCCTGCTGACGTAGTTGCTCGTGAACAAGCGCTGCAAATCGAAATCTCTATGAATGAAGGCAAACCTGCTGACATCGCAGAGAAAATGGTTGTGGGTCGTATGAAGAAGTTCACCGGTGAGATCTCTCTGACTGGTCAAGCTTACATCATGGAACCAAAGAAAACTGTTGGCGAATTCTTGAAAGAGAAAGGCGCTAAAGTCACTAACTTCATTCGTTTAGAAGTGGGTGAAGGTATTGAGAAGAAAGAAGAAGATTTCGCAGCAGAAGTTGCTGCTCAAATCGCTGCTTCTAAAAAGGCTTAA
- the purU gene encoding formyltetrahydrofolate deformylase, with protein sequence MISADVAKTSTVLERKILMTDCADAQGLIAKITSVCFNHKLNIIKNSEFVDNAQGRFFMRTELEGVFHSEQLLQDLRDVLPAQNHMTLVSAGKKRIVVLVTKEAHCLGDLLMKAYYGGLSVDIAAVVGNHDALRELAEKFNIPFHLVSHVGLDRTQHEQALLGAVAQYEPDYLVLAKYMRVLTPDFVAQYPNRIINIHHSFLPAFIGAAPYRQAWERGVKIIGATAHFVNNCLDEGPIIKQDVIPVDHSYSALEMARAGRDVEKSVLSKALQLVLNEQVVVYGNKTIVF encoded by the coding sequence ATGATCAGTGCCGACGTGGCCAAAACTTCAACCGTGTTAGAACGAAAAATCTTAATGACAGATTGTGCCGATGCCCAAGGTTTAATCGCTAAGATTACAAGTGTTTGTTTTAACCATAAGCTCAATATTATTAAAAACAGCGAGTTTGTGGATAATGCTCAGGGACGTTTTTTTATGCGCACTGAGTTAGAAGGCGTATTCCATAGTGAGCAATTATTGCAGGACTTACGGGATGTGCTGCCAGCACAAAACCATATGACTTTAGTTAGTGCGGGTAAAAAGCGCATTGTGGTGTTAGTGACGAAAGAGGCGCACTGCTTAGGCGATCTATTAATGAAAGCCTATTATGGCGGATTAAGTGTTGATATCGCGGCGGTAGTAGGAAATCACGATGCACTACGCGAACTGGCGGAAAAATTTAATATTCCCTTCCATCTTGTTAGCCATGTTGGTCTTGATAGAACCCAGCATGAGCAAGCATTGCTTGGCGCAGTCGCGCAATATGAACCAGATTATTTAGTATTAGCGAAGTACATGCGAGTACTCACGCCCGATTTTGTTGCACAATATCCAAATCGTATTATCAATATCCACCATTCATTTTTACCTGCTTTTATTGGTGCAGCGCCCTATCGTCAGGCTTGGGAGCGAGGAGTGAAAATTATCGGAGCGACCGCGCACTTTGTGAATAATTGCCTGGATGAAGGCCCCATTATTAAGCAAGACGTTATTCCCGTAGATCACAGCTATAGCGCGCTAGAAATGGCAAGAGCGGGGCGAGATGTGGAGAAGAGTGTACTGAGTAAGGCGCTACAGTTAGTGCTCAATGAACAAGTTGTAGTGTATGGTAATAAAACTATCGTATTTTAA
- the dapD gene encoding 2,3,4,5-tetrahydropyridine-2,6-dicarboxylate N-succinyltransferase has protein sequence MEALRQRIEAAFEARADITPSTVDANVRSDVQHVINMLDKGEVRVAEKIDGQWHVHQWLKKAVLLSFRIFDNAVIDGAETKYFDKVPLKFAEYDEARFKAEAIRVVPSATVRKGSFIGKNTVLMPSYVNLGAYVDEGTMVDTWATVGSCAQIGKNVHLSGGVGIGGVLEPLQAGPTIIEDNCFIGARSEIVEGVVVEEGSVISMGVYIGQSTRIYDRETGEVHYGRVPAGSVVVSGNLPSACGKYSLYAAIIVKKVDAKTRGKVGINELLRIVD, from the coding sequence ATGGAGGCTTTACGCCAACGTATTGAGGCGGCTTTTGAAGCGCGCGCCGACATCACACCAAGTACAGTCGACGCCAATGTGCGTAGCGATGTGCAACATGTCATCAATATGCTCGACAAAGGTGAAGTCCGTGTCGCCGAGAAAATCGACGGCCAATGGCATGTGCACCAATGGCTGAAAAAGGCAGTATTACTGTCCTTCCGTATTTTCGATAATGCGGTTATCGATGGCGCAGAAACCAAATACTTCGACAAAGTGCCGTTAAAATTTGCCGAGTACGATGAAGCCCGCTTTAAAGCGGAAGCCATTCGTGTGGTGCCTTCGGCGACAGTACGTAAAGGCTCATTTATCGGTAAAAACACAGTGTTGATGCCATCCTATGTGAACTTAGGCGCCTATGTTGATGAAGGCACTATGGTTGACACTTGGGCGACAGTTGGCTCATGTGCACAAATCGGTAAAAACGTGCATTTATCCGGTGGAGTAGGCATTGGTGGGGTACTTGAGCCATTGCAAGCTGGGCCGACCATCATTGAAGATAACTGCTTTATCGGCGCGCGCTCTGAGATTGTTGAAGGCGTAGTAGTTGAAGAAGGCTCAGTGATTTCTATGGGCGTGTATATCGGCCAAAGCACTCGAATTTACGATCGCGAAACTGGCGAAGTGCATTATGGCCGTGTACCTGCGGGCTCTGTGGTTGTCTCTGGCAATCTACCCTCAGCCTGTGGCAAGTACAGCCTGTATGCTGCGATTATCGTTAAGAAAGTGGATGCAAAAACCCGCGGAAAAGTGGGTATCAACGAGTTATTACGCATAGTGGATTAG
- the pyrH gene encoding UMP kinase: MSTNPKPTFRRILLKLSGEALMGEEGFGIDPKVLDRMAQEVKELVELGIQVGVVIGGGNLFRGEGLAKAGMNRVVGDHMGMLATVMNGLAMRDALHRAYVNARLMSAIPLKGVCDDYNWAEAISLLKSGRVVIFAAGTGNPFCTTDSAACLRGIEIEAEVVLKGTKVDGVYSDDPMKNPDAVKYDELSYSEILEKELKVMDLAAFTMARDHDMPILVFNMNKPGALRRVIMGEEEGTLIRAKKVI, translated from the coding sequence ATGAGCACCAATCCAAAACCTACATTTAGACGCATTCTTCTAAAATTAAGTGGCGAAGCACTGATGGGCGAGGAAGGCTTCGGCATCGACCCTAAAGTATTAGATCGCATGGCTCAGGAAGTGAAAGAGCTGGTAGAGTTAGGTATTCAGGTGGGTGTGGTCATTGGTGGTGGTAATCTGTTTCGCGGTGAGGGCCTAGCAAAAGCAGGTATGAACCGTGTGGTGGGCGATCACATGGGTATGCTGGCAACGGTGATGAATGGCTTAGCTATGCGTGACGCTTTGCACCGTGCCTATGTTAATGCTCGTCTAATGTCGGCGATACCCTTAAAAGGGGTGTGTGACGACTACAATTGGGCTGAAGCGATCAGTTTATTAAAATCTGGCCGAGTGGTAATTTTTGCTGCTGGTACAGGTAATCCTTTCTGTACAACGGATTCTGCGGCCTGTTTACGTGGCATTGAAATTGAAGCTGAAGTCGTGTTAAAAGGCACTAAAGTTGATGGCGTTTACTCTGACGACCCAATGAAAAACCCTGATGCAGTCAAGTACGACGAATTAAGTTACAGTGAAATACTTGAAAAAGAATTAAAAGTAATGGACTTAGCAGCCTTTACTATGGCGCGTGATCATGACATGCCTATCCTTGTGTTCAATATGAACAAACCTGGCGCCCTACGTCGTGTGATTATGGGTGAAGAAGAAGGCACGTTGATCAGAGCGAAAAAAGTTATTTAA
- the glnD gene encoding bifunctional uridylyltransferase/uridylyl-removing protein GlnD, producing the protein MQTRTSMNTAQIAKHSLIEQNQILLASFKAKTPIEELVTQRCQFVDALVKQAWEQHGLREYDIALIAVGGYGRGELHPHSDVDLLFLFNDILSPAAEAALSQFIAFLWDANLEIGHSVRTLNDTIILGREDITIATNLLEARLLEGPEFLFDQLYDAIRQSDFWTSSDFFIAKRDEQNARHARASAFDLEPNIKSCPGGLRDIQTIAWVAMRHFGAARLEELVQYDFLEPGELEELLECQHFLWKLRFALHMVVGRDENRLLFDVQRQVAELMGYEDATQLAVEQMMKRYYRTVRRVMELNEMLLQLFKRATLGHTKALEIQSIDKHYQRRGTFIEALSDDLFDSGEEIVRLFLLVAKNSNIKGIYAPTLRSLRRARRAQSQALQENPLCRQAFMEILRHPRGIVALSLMHKHGVLSAYLPAWRNIEGQMQFDLFHAYTVDEHTHRLLLNIERFSQPEQKEEFPLGSILINQLPKKGLLVLGAIFHDIAKGRGGDHSKLGSSDALAFCKLHGLNDHDGRLVAWLVENHLVMSVTAQRRDISDPDVVADFANKVRDAVHLSYLYCLTVADICATNEKTWNNWKGSLLRDLYFSTQRVLARGKEKPVDIRARVREYQAKAKKELLRRGLKEKDLDTLWQRFKADYFLRHQPNQVAWHAEAILKHKQQDEPLVLVSKHTTRGGTELFVYCQDRPKLFATVMAVLDNKNINVHDANIMTSKDNYALDTFVILEQDGEPVSQLSRIQSIRKALEKALSSDNPKLPRFRKLSRKMKPFHVPTQVSFLESSRHGTSMMELIALDSPGLLAKVGDIFYRCNITLLAAKITTIGERAEDFFMLQTNDGLQLNATQENTLREALISALSANNTESV; encoded by the coding sequence ATCCAAACAAGGACCTCGATGAATACAGCGCAGATCGCAAAACACTCATTAATCGAACAGAATCAGATTCTTTTGGCCAGTTTTAAGGCTAAAACCCCGATTGAAGAGCTCGTCACGCAGCGCTGTCAATTTGTCGATGCCCTTGTAAAGCAAGCTTGGGAACAGCACGGTCTAAGAGAATATGATATTGCCCTGATTGCCGTGGGCGGCTATGGCCGTGGGGAGCTGCATCCCCACTCAGATGTCGACTTGCTGTTCCTGTTTAATGATATCTTGTCACCCGCTGCCGAAGCGGCACTCAGTCAGTTTATTGCCTTTCTGTGGGATGCCAATCTGGAAATCGGCCACAGTGTCCGTACGTTAAACGACACGATTATCCTCGGCCGTGAAGACATCACCATAGCCACCAATCTGTTAGAGGCACGATTGCTCGAAGGGCCCGAATTTTTATTCGATCAACTTTATGATGCGATTCGTCAGAGTGACTTTTGGACTTCAAGCGATTTTTTTATCGCCAAACGGGATGAGCAAAATGCCCGCCATGCCAGAGCCAGTGCCTTCGATTTAGAACCCAATATCAAGAGTTGTCCCGGTGGCCTTAGGGATATTCAAACCATTGCTTGGGTGGCCATGCGTCACTTTGGTGCCGCTCGCCTCGAAGAATTAGTCCAATACGACTTTTTAGAGCCTGGTGAATTAGAAGAGCTGCTCGAATGTCAGCACTTTTTGTGGAAGTTACGCTTTGCCCTGCACATGGTGGTCGGTCGCGATGAAAATCGCTTACTCTTTGATGTACAGCGCCAAGTTGCCGAACTCATGGGGTATGAAGACGCCACCCAGCTTGCTGTTGAGCAGATGATGAAACGTTACTATCGCACGGTACGCCGAGTGATGGAGCTGAACGAAATGTTGCTGCAGCTATTTAAACGGGCAACACTGGGGCACACAAAAGCTTTAGAAATTCAATCGATAGATAAACACTACCAGCGCCGCGGCACTTTTATTGAAGCGCTAAGCGATGATCTGTTCGATAGCGGCGAAGAAATTGTCCGGCTGTTTTTGTTAGTCGCTAAAAACTCCAACATCAAAGGCATTTACGCACCAACGCTGCGTTCGCTGCGCCGTGCAAGACGCGCACAATCTCAAGCATTACAAGAAAACCCGCTTTGTCGCCAAGCCTTTATGGAAATTCTGCGCCATCCGCGGGGGATTGTGGCCCTGTCCTTAATGCATAAACACGGCGTACTGTCGGCCTATTTACCCGCTTGGCGAAATATTGAAGGCCAGATGCAGTTCGACCTGTTTCATGCTTATACGGTGGATGAACATACCCACAGATTACTGCTGAATATCGAGCGTTTTTCGCAGCCAGAACAAAAGGAAGAATTTCCCTTAGGCTCGATTCTGATCAACCAATTGCCGAAAAAGGGCTTACTCGTATTAGGCGCTATCTTCCACGATATTGCTAAAGGCCGCGGCGGCGACCACAGTAAACTTGGCTCAAGCGACGCCCTCGCCTTTTGTAAGCTGCACGGGTTAAACGATCACGATGGTCGCTTAGTTGCGTGGTTGGTTGAGAATCATCTGGTGATGTCAGTTACTGCCCAGCGCAGGGATATTTCCGATCCCGATGTGGTGGCCGACTTTGCTAACAAGGTCCGTGATGCTGTGCATTTAAGTTATCTGTACTGCTTAACCGTCGCCGATATCTGCGCCACCAACGAAAAAACCTGGAATAACTGGAAAGGCTCACTGCTACGCGATTTGTACTTTTCAACCCAAAGAGTGCTCGCCCGTGGTAAAGAAAAACCCGTCGATATTCGTGCCAGAGTGCGTGAATATCAGGCCAAGGCAAAAAAAGAGCTGCTACGGCGCGGACTAAAAGAAAAAGACTTAGATACCCTGTGGCAGCGCTTTAAGGCGGATTACTTTTTACGCCACCAGCCCAATCAAGTCGCATGGCACGCCGAAGCGATTTTGAAGCACAAACAACAGGATGAGCCCTTAGTCTTAGTGTCTAAACACACCACCCGTGGCGGCACTGAGTTATTTGTCTATTGCCAAGATAGGCCAAAATTGTTCGCAACCGTGATGGCGGTGCTCGACAATAAAAATATCAACGTCCATGATGCCAACATCATGACCTCAAAAGATAACTATGCCCTCGATACCTTTGTGATCTTAGAACAGGATGGTGAGCCAGTAAGCCAGCTTTCACGCATCCAAAGCATCCGTAAAGCCCTTGAGAAGGCCCTTTCGAGCGATAATCCCAAACTGCCGCGTTTTAGAAAACTGTCGCGTAAAATGAAACCTTTTCATGTCCCAACGCAAGTCAGTTTTCTCGAAAGCAGCCGTCATGGTACGAGTATGATGGAACTTATCGCCTTAGATTCACCTGGATTATTGGCTAAAGTGGGTGATATTTTTTACCGCTGCAATATCACGTTACTCGCCGCTAAGATCACTACTATTGGCGAACGAGCAGAAGATTTTTTTATGTTGCAGACTAATGATGGGCTACAACTAAACGCAACCCAAGAGAATACCCTTAGGGAAGCGTTAATCAGTGCGCTAAGCGCAAACAATACCGAATCAGTTTAA
- the frr gene encoding ribosome recycling factor: MIENIKKDAQERMGKCVDATKNQMAKVRTGRAHPSLLDSIQVSYYGTMTPLNQVANVGVEDSRTLSVTVFDRSAIQAVEKAIMSSDLGLNPMSAGATLRIPLPALTEERRKDFIKVVRAEAEGGRVAIRNVRRDAISEVKKLEKAKECTEDDVRRFEDDVQKFTDAHIKKVDEILAAKEIELMEV; encoded by the coding sequence GTGATTGAGAACATTAAGAAAGATGCGCAAGAGCGTATGGGTAAGTGCGTAGACGCAACTAAAAATCAAATGGCTAAAGTACGTACAGGCCGTGCGCATCCAAGTTTACTTGATTCAATTCAAGTCTCTTACTACGGTACGATGACGCCATTAAACCAAGTGGCGAACGTGGGTGTTGAAGATTCGCGTACTCTGTCAGTGACTGTATTTGACCGTAGTGCTATCCAAGCGGTTGAAAAGGCGATTATGAGCTCAGACTTGGGCCTAAACCCAATGTCTGCTGGGGCCACATTACGTATTCCCTTACCAGCGCTGACAGAAGAACGCCGTAAAGACTTTATTAAAGTGGTACGAGCTGAAGCCGAAGGTGGTCGCGTGGCGATTCGTAACGTGCGCCGCGATGCGATTTCTGAAGTGAAAAAGCTTGAAAAAGCTAAAGAATGTACTGAAGACGATGTTCGCCGCTTTGAAGATGACGTTCAAAAGTTCACTGATGCTCATATTAAAAAGGTCGACGAGATTTTAGCGGCCAAAGAAATAGAGTTGATGGAAGTCTAA
- the rpsB gene encoding 30S ribosomal protein S2, with protein sequence MTTVSMRDMLQAGVHFGHQTRYWNPKMKPFIFGARNGVHIINLEHTVPMFNEALAFISNVASKKGKVLFVGTKRAAGEAIKEAAISCDQYYVDHRWLGGMLTNWKTVRQSIKRLKELESQSVDGTFDKLTKKEALMRTRELEKLEKSLGGIKNMGGLPDVLFVIGADHEHIAIKEANNLGIPVVAVVDTNSAPDGVNYIVPGNDDAMRAIRLYTTSVAAAAKAGRGQDLAVQAEQDGFVEAE encoded by the coding sequence ATGACTACAGTTTCAATGCGCGATATGCTCCAGGCCGGTGTCCACTTCGGTCACCAAACCCGTTACTGGAACCCAAAAATGAAGCCATTCATTTTCGGTGCTCGCAACGGCGTTCACATCATCAACCTAGAGCATACTGTGCCAATGTTCAATGAAGCCCTTGCTTTCATCAGCAACGTTGCTTCAAAGAAAGGTAAAGTATTATTCGTTGGTACTAAACGTGCTGCTGGCGAAGCGATCAAAGAAGCCGCAATCTCTTGTGATCAGTACTATGTCGATCACCGCTGGTTAGGCGGTATGCTGACTAACTGGAAAACCGTTCGTCAGTCAATCAAACGTCTGAAAGAACTGGAAAGCCAATCAGTAGATGGTACTTTCGACAAGCTGACCAAGAAAGAAGCGCTGATGCGTACTCGTGAGCTTGAAAAGCTGGAAAAATCTTTAGGCGGTATTAAAAACATGGGCGGCCTGCCAGACGTATTATTCGTTATCGGCGCTGACCATGAGCATATCGCTATTAAAGAAGCTAACAACCTGGGTATCCCTGTTGTTGCAGTTGTTGATACTAACTCTGCGCCAGATGGTGTTAACTACATCGTTCCTGGTAACGACGACGCGATGCGTGCTATTCGCCTGTACACTACTTCTGTAGCTGCTGCTGCTAAAGCTGGCCGTGGCCAAGATCTGGCTGTTCAAGCTGAGCAAGATGGTTTCGTAGAAGCCGAATAA